One genomic region from Mycoplasmoides pirum ATCC 25960 encodes:
- a CDS encoding HU family DNA-binding protein has protein sequence MLTKSEIFKIIAEVTGVSHKVVANVFTTYTDLLKSELKKEGSIKLPDIGKFKVTMSSERIAKNPMTGAQIKIPPKARLKFSPIKDIKESVLLKAKWEYEDSKK, from the coding sequence ATGTTGACAAAGTCTGAAATATTTAAAATTATCGCTGAAGTTACTGGAGTTTCTCATAAAGTCGTGGCAAATGTATTTACTACATACACAGATTTATTAAAAAGCGAATTAAAAAAAGAAGGATCTATAAAATTACCAGATATTGGTAAATTTAAAGTAACAATGTCTTCTGAAAGAATTGCAAAAAATCCTATGACTGGTGCACAAATTAAAATTCCACCAAAAGCTCGCTTAAAATTTTCTCCAATTAAAGATATAAAAGAAAGTGTTTTATTAAAAGCTAAATGAGAATATGAAGATAGTAAAAAATAA
- a CDS encoding DUF1951 domain-containing protein, with amino-acid sequence MSNINYSNNLTKALKVFNEICIDQNSKLNFIKEVFETDGAANMNFDLDKLKTIMSLVVPKVLENDTSIIKDHFYKNLDTISKCDTPEDIILLFKSNQEVIDEFCISYLTFKQYIDFIDNEKSRLIKIQNAIAKQVVEYVSGSLNNSL; translated from the coding sequence ATGTCTAATATTAATTATTCAAATAATTTAACAAAAGCATTAAAAGTATTTAATGAGATTTGTATAGATCAAAATTCTAAACTTAACTTCATCAAAGAAGTTTTCGAAACTGATGGAGCAGCAAATATGAATTTTGATTTAGATAAATTAAAAACTATTATGAGTTTAGTTGTTCCAAAAGTATTGGAAAATGATACTTCAATTATAAAAGATCATTTTTATAAAAATTTAGATACTATATCAAAGTGCGACACACCTGAAGATATTATTTTATTGTTTAAATCTAACCAAGAAGTAATTGATGAATTTTGTATTTCATATCTAACTTTTAAACAATACATTGATTTTATTGATAACGAAAAAAGTCGATTAATAAAAATTCAAAATGCAATAGCTAAACAAGTTGTTGAATATGTTTCGGGTTCATTAAATAATTCATTGTAA
- the rplJ gene encoding 50S ribosomal protein L10 — MKAVIQAKIDKINEIANILSTAKSFVIFEYSTMTALETTELRRSLTQAGNKMFVLKNNIVTRALSQSNIEVPSDKLIGQIAIAFGIEDGFQPIKAIHKFVKEKDKVNFRVGFLEGKVLEVNELNQIALLPSRDELYSMFLSVLQAPLRKFMYAMKAVGDKK; from the coding sequence ATGAAAGCAGTTATTCAAGCGAAAATTGATAAAATCAATGAAATTGCTAATATTTTGTCAACTGCTAAATCATTTGTTATTTTTGAATATTCAACAATGACAGCTTTAGAAACTACTGAATTACGTCGTAGTTTAACTCAAGCTGGAAATAAAATGTTTGTTTTAAAAAATAATATAGTAACACGTGCTTTATCACAATCTAATATTGAAGTACCAAGTGATAAATTAATAGGACAAATTGCTATAGCTTTTGGGATAGAAGATGGTTTTCAACCTATAAAAGCAATTCACAAATTTGTGAAAGAAAAAGACAAAGTTAATTTTAGAGTTGGATTTTTAGAAGGCAAAGTTTTAGAAGTTAATGAATTAAATCAAATTGCTTTGTTGCCATCAAGAGATGAATTATACAGTATGTTTTTATCTGTATTACAAGCTCCATTACGCAAATTTATGTATGCAATGAAAGCAGTTGGCGATAAAAAATAA
- the rplL gene encoding 50S ribosomal protein L7/L12 → MAKMTKEQFIESLKEMTLVEINDVIKAIEDEFGVSAAAPVAAAAAPAAAASSEVSVIMTNAGDKKIDIIKLYREISGLGLMEAKAAVEKSPCTIKENIKPEEAAELKKKFEAAGATIEVK, encoded by the coding sequence ATGGCTAAAATGACTAAAGAACAATTTATTGAAAGTTTAAAAGAAATGACATTAGTTGAAATAAATGATGTTATTAAAGCGATTGAAGATGAATTTGGTGTTTCAGCAGCCGCTCCTGTAGCTGCAGCAGCTGCACCTGCAGCAGCTGCAAGCTCTGAAGTTAGTGTTATTATGACAAATGCTGGTGACAAGAAAATTGATATTATTAAGTTATATCGTGAAATTTCTGGTTTAGGTTTAATGGAAGCAAAAGCTGCAGTTGAAAAATCTCCTTGTACAATCAAAGAAAACATTAAACCAGAAGAAGCTGCTGAACTTAAAAAGAAATTTGAAGCAGCTGGTGCTACAATTGAAGTTAAATAA
- the rpmF gene encoding 50S ribosomal protein L32: MAVQQRRSSKHRRDKRRSHDALSPTTVGACKKCGKIKRSHRVCSCGMYNDLRVTKGH; this comes from the coding sequence ATGGCTGTTCAACAACGTCGTTCTAGTAAACATCGACGTGATAAAAGACGTTCACATGACGCTCTTAGTCCAACAACAGTTGGAGCATGTAAGAAATGTGGTAAAATCAAACGTTCACATCGTGTTTGTTCATGTGGAATGTATAATGATTTAAGAGTTACTAAAGGTCATTAA
- a CDS encoding DnaJ domain-containing protein, with amino-acid sequence MAKSKRDYYEVLGVNRNATQQEIKKAFRKLAMQYHPDRNKAPDAEDKFKEINEAYEVLNDDEKRRLYDMHGHDGLNAQGFHQEGFNPFDIFNSVFGEGFNFGMDMDDGFGDVFSSFFGGGNRTSRQEYVELNQLIDIKISFISAVKGIIKDIEYPRNKTCNTCNGFGAEPGPNNIVSCSNCEGKGWIIKNQKTPFGTIQSRKTCSNCHGEGKIINKKCNTCKGNKVVEEIVKRKIQIDPGTYDQDVIVIKNEGNIFEKQVGDLYVRVTVENSMVFERNKNDIIVRPLVDPILAIVGGKIVVPTLDGNKEILIKPGTANNDRIIITNGGIKSPERGLFKNNRQGDLIVIINYAKPIHYSKHDLKKLSEFVHENDSVNSYIKLAEKEFKNN; translated from the coding sequence ATGGCTAAATCAAAACGGGATTATTATGAAGTTCTTGGTGTAAATAGAAATGCTACACAACAAGAAATCAAAAAAGCATTTAGAAAATTAGCGATGCAATATCATCCTGATCGTAATAAGGCTCCAGATGCTGAAGATAAATTTAAAGAAATTAATGAAGCATATGAAGTATTAAACGATGATGAAAAACGTCGTTTATATGATATGCATGGTCATGATGGTTTGAATGCTCAAGGTTTTCACCAAGAAGGTTTCAATCCATTTGATATTTTTAATAGTGTTTTTGGCGAAGGTTTTAATTTTGGCATGGACATGGATGATGGATTTGGAGATGTATTTTCATCATTTTTTGGAGGCGGAAATAGAACAAGTCGTCAAGAATATGTAGAATTAAATCAATTAATCGATATTAAAATTAGTTTTATAAGTGCAGTTAAAGGTATTATAAAAGATATTGAATATCCACGAAATAAAACTTGCAATACATGTAACGGATTTGGTGCTGAACCTGGCCCAAATAATATTGTTTCTTGTTCAAATTGTGAAGGCAAAGGGTGAATTATTAAAAATCAAAAAACTCCTTTTGGAACTATCCAATCAAGAAAGACTTGTTCAAATTGTCATGGTGAAGGTAAAATCATAAATAAGAAATGTAATACCTGCAAAGGAAATAAAGTTGTTGAAGAAATAGTTAAAAGAAAAATTCAAATTGATCCAGGAACATATGATCAAGATGTAATAGTTATCAAAAATGAAGGAAATATTTTCGAAAAACAAGTTGGTGATTTATATGTTCGTGTAACGGTTGAAAATAGTATGGTTTTTGAAAGAAATAAAAATGATATTATTGTTAGACCTTTAGTTGATCCAATATTAGCAATAGTTGGTGGTAAAATTGTTGTTCCAACTTTAGATGGAAATAAAGAAATTTTAATTAAACCTGGTACTGCTAATAATGATCGAATTATTATCACAAATGGTGGTATTAAATCTCCAGAACGAGGTTTGTTCAAAAACAATCGTCAAGGTGATTTAATTGTTATTATTAATTATGCAAAACCTATTCATTATTCAAAACATGATCTTAAAAAATTAAGTGAATTTGTTCATGAAAATGATAGTGTTAATTCTTATATTAAACTTGCTGAAAAAGAATTTAAAAATAATTAA
- the metG gene encoding methionine--tRNA ligase — protein MNQKKLKSKSFITTPIFYPSGKPHIGHAFTTILADFLKRYRIQRGCDAFLLTGTDEHGKKIAEKAEKNNLKPIEFVDKNSEIFKNLFDKMQISYDRFVRTTEPNHEKAVKEIFLKLQKSNLIYFDKWEGLYCTDCEENYTLTQAKKYEDSEELFCNIGHTLVPIKENSYFVKFNKYDSWIKQSLIKYEINVFPLARISELLNNFLYSGLKDLSITRESISWGIKVPNDSKQTIYVWFDALFSYITGLNYLQKDDSLFQKYWMDDESEKIHLLSKEITRFHCIYWPIFLKMLDLKIPTLFLSHGWIVDENGNKMSKSLNNVIDPNEWIDKYGNDVLRYYLLKEMSLDQDNRCGEKFLIGVNNSELANNLGNLVSRTIGMLEKYQNSIIKPMADMTEIESEILNQIEDLPDWWDQCIMSNKYKLAFDECLKLVFNINKLIEVRKPWDLYKIHDMQPIANLLFLASATIRSIFVLLEPVLINKSYDVYKQMNFKKELTTLSSLKKTDLIVNLKVNKSVPIFARIDQSNTN, from the coding sequence ATGAATCAAAAAAAATTAAAATCAAAAAGTTTTATAACAACTCCTATTTTTTATCCTTCAGGGAAACCTCATATAGGTCATGCTTTTACAACAATTTTAGCTGATTTTTTAAAGCGATATAGAATTCAAAGAGGTTGTGATGCTTTTCTATTGACAGGCACAGATGAACATGGTAAAAAAATTGCTGAAAAAGCAGAAAAAAATAATTTAAAACCAATTGAATTTGTAGATAAAAATAGTGAAATATTTAAAAATCTTTTTGATAAAATGCAAATTAGTTATGATCGTTTCGTAAGAACAACAGAACCTAATCATGAAAAAGCAGTAAAAGAAATTTTTTTAAAATTACAAAAATCAAATTTAATTTATTTTGATAAATGAGAAGGTTTATATTGTACTGATTGTGAAGAAAATTATACTTTAACTCAAGCAAAAAAGTATGAAGATTCAGAAGAGTTATTTTGTAATATTGGACATACATTAGTACCAATTAAAGAAAATTCTTATTTTGTTAAGTTTAATAAATATGATTCTTGAATTAAACAATCATTAATAAAATATGAAATTAATGTTTTCCCATTAGCAAGAATTAGTGAATTATTAAATAATTTTTTATATTCAGGCTTAAAAGATTTATCAATTACTCGCGAATCAATTTCGTGAGGAATTAAGGTTCCAAATGATTCTAAACAAACTATTTATGTTTGATTTGATGCACTTTTTAGTTATATAACAGGTTTGAATTATTTACAAAAAGATGATTCATTATTTCAAAAATATTGAATGGATGATGAATCAGAAAAAATTCATTTGCTTTCTAAAGAAATAACAAGATTTCATTGTATTTATTGACCTATTTTCTTAAAGATGTTAGATTTAAAAATACCAACATTATTTTTATCTCATGGTTGAATAGTTGATGAAAATGGTAATAAAATGTCTAAATCATTGAACAATGTCATTGATCCCAATGAGTGAATAGATAAATATGGAAATGATGTTTTACGATATTATTTATTGAAAGAAATGTCATTAGATCAAGATAATCGATGTGGCGAGAAATTTTTAATAGGAGTTAATAATTCTGAATTAGCTAATAATTTAGGTAATTTGGTTTCAAGAACTATTGGAATGTTGGAAAAATATCAAAATAGCATTATTAAACCAATGGCAGATATGACAGAAATAGAAAGTGAAATATTAAATCAAATTGAAGATTTACCTGATTGATGAGATCAATGTATAATGTCTAATAAATATAAATTAGCGTTTGATGAATGTTTAAAATTAGTTTTCAATATTAATAAATTAATTGAAGTTAGAAAACCATGAGATTTATATAAAATTCATGATATGCAACCAATTGCTAATCTTTTATTTTTAGCTTCTGCTACCATTAGATCTATTTTTGTTTTATTAGAACCTGTTTTAATTAATAAATCATATGATGTATATAAACAAATGAATTTTAAAAAAGAATTAACGACTTTATCAAGTCTTAAAAAAACTGATTTAATTGTTAATTTAAAAGTTAATAAATCAGTGCCTATATTTGCAAGAATAGATCAGTCAAACACAAATTAG
- a CDS encoding DAK2 domain-containing protein yields the protein METINIKMLLKMFEFGAQKVSDNFEYINQLNIFPVPDGDTGTNMKITINGAFASIQNKNFDNLFELGKTYARVTLMNARGNSGVIFSQIIKGFTKNFPVEQNELDISTLIKCFKEAKDVAYKSVVNPVEGTILTVIRKISENLLKNESKYKTIENVFSDVIEIGNKTLDETPNLLPELKHAGVVDSGGYGLMQFLIGMESALTGKESLTNDSKAKKPIDNLANPQTLLINNNSPIHHEEDGHGYCTEFLLSLGLKIDKNLKKFPYSESHFRKEISKFTNSMVLVSDLDEKIVKLHVHTLEPYRVLSAGQKYGEFIKIKIENMNLQVQNRNSNNNDESNIENSINTLEILETGNNLVEDIKILATAPSNALGEMIKENYNVTEFIDTSVYGNPSIGHIVNSIKKCKSKNVIIVIDDSNIALAVKEAITHLKNYIKCELIVGRNFVESMAALSAFVPENKNIRNNIKTMTYVMNNTASASFSLSVKNIKYPHITVHKDDYIGIIDGKIVASETDVLLSIEKTIGNLIKKIKKPELIIIIYGANVPIREVREVEKMISEKYGVYCESINGAQKIYPYFIGIQ from the coding sequence ATGGAAACAATAAATATCAAAATGTTGCTTAAAATGTTTGAGTTCGGAGCTCAAAAAGTTAGTGACAATTTTGAATATATAAATCAACTTAATATTTTTCCTGTCCCTGATGGTGATACAGGAACGAATATGAAAATAACAATTAATGGCGCATTTGCTTCTATTCAAAATAAAAATTTTGATAATTTATTTGAATTAGGAAAAACATATGCGCGCGTTACATTAATGAATGCTAGAGGAAATTCTGGTGTTATTTTTAGTCAAATTATAAAAGGATTTACAAAAAACTTTCCTGTTGAACAAAATGAATTAGATATATCAACATTAATAAAATGTTTTAAAGAAGCTAAAGATGTTGCATATAAATCTGTTGTTAATCCCGTTGAAGGTACAATATTAACTGTTATTAGAAAAATTAGTGAAAACTTATTAAAAAATGAATCTAAATACAAAACAATTGAAAATGTATTTTCTGATGTAATTGAAATAGGTAACAAAACATTAGATGAAACACCTAATCTACTTCCTGAATTAAAACATGCAGGAGTTGTCGATTCAGGTGGATATGGATTAATGCAATTCTTAATAGGCATGGAGTCTGCATTGACAGGAAAAGAATCTTTGACTAATGATTCTAAAGCTAAGAAACCAATAGATAATTTAGCAAATCCACAAACGTTATTAATTAACAATAATTCTCCAATTCATCACGAAGAAGATGGCCATGGTTATTGTACAGAATTTCTTTTATCACTAGGTTTAAAAATTGATAAAAATTTAAAAAAATTTCCATATTCAGAAAGTCATTTCCGAAAAGAAATATCTAAATTTACAAATTCAATGGTTTTAGTTAGTGATTTAGATGAAAAAATAGTAAAGTTACATGTTCATACGTTAGAACCATATCGTGTTTTATCAGCGGGTCAAAAATATGGTGAATTCATAAAAATAAAAATTGAAAATATGAATTTACAAGTTCAGAATCGTAATTCAAACAATAATGATGAATCAAATATTGAAAATTCTATTAACACTCTTGAAATTTTAGAAACAGGTAATAATTTAGTTGAAGATATTAAAATTTTAGCTACTGCACCATCTAATGCTTTGGGAGAAATGATAAAAGAAAATTATAATGTAACTGAATTTATTGATACAAGTGTTTATGGTAATCCATCAATTGGACATATAGTTAATTCAATAAAAAAATGTAAGTCTAAAAATGTAATTATTGTAATAGATGATTCAAATATTGCTCTTGCAGTTAAAGAAGCAATTACTCATTTAAAAAATTACATAAAATGTGAATTAATTGTTGGACGTAATTTTGTAGAATCAATGGCTGCATTATCTGCTTTTGTTCCGGAAAATAAAAATATTCGAAATAATATAAAAACAATGACTTATGTTATGAATAATACAGCATCAGCTTCATTTTCTTTATCAGTCAAAAACATTAAGTATCCGCACATTACAGTTCACAAAGATGATTATATTGGAATTATTGATGGCAAAATTGTTGCTTCTGAAACTGATGTATTATTATCGATCGAAAAAACTATTGGAAATTTAATCAAGAAAATTAAAAAACCTGAATTAATAATTATTATTTATGGTGCAAATGTTCCAATTAGAGAAGTAAGAGAAGTTGAAAAAATGATAAGTGAAAAATATGGTGTTTATTGTGAATCAATTAATGGTGCACAAAAAATTTATCCATATTTCATTGGAATACAATAG
- the plsX gene encoding phosphate acyltransferase PlsX, producing MKKFTIALDCMGFENNPKEAILAAIKFNKLNPNINFLLFGPKNIIFPYIKNNSNLICIDTSEVVEMDDTPITARRKINSSMYQAIQSVVENKADAVLSAGSSGAYTALCYSMLNKISSTIKPGFMSWLPTIDKKGFYFLDVGANKEFTGKELYNLGLLANQFIVSCKNIKNPRIGLLNIGTESFKGFEYHHEANKLFLNNKNLNYIGYLEPRNLINGVCDVLVADGYSGNLVLKSLEGAFKAMGGILKNSYKINPISALFSFNVIYKITSTFNYKNNAGALILGLNKVAMKTHGSADLKQFFSSLRMTKEILESDLINKLKAMEGLM from the coding sequence ATGAAAAAATTTACAATCGCTTTAGATTGTATGGGTTTTGAGAATAATCCAAAAGAAGCAATCTTAGCAGCAATAAAATTTAACAAACTTAATCCTAATATTAATTTTTTATTATTTGGTCCAAAAAACATTATTTTTCCTTATATAAAAAATAATTCAAATTTAATTTGCATTGATACAAGTGAAGTTGTTGAAATGGATGATACTCCAATAACTGCTCGCAGAAAAATTAATAGTTCCATGTATCAAGCAATTCAGTCGGTTGTTGAAAATAAAGCTGATGCTGTTTTATCAGCAGGATCAAGTGGAGCGTATACTGCTTTATGTTATTCAATGTTAAACAAAATATCTAGCACAATTAAACCCGGATTTATGTCATGATTGCCAACTATTGATAAAAAAGGTTTTTATTTTCTAGATGTTGGAGCCAATAAAGAATTTACAGGAAAAGAACTTTACAATTTAGGTCTTTTAGCTAATCAGTTTATTGTTTCTTGCAAAAATATTAAAAATCCTAGAATAGGATTATTAAATATTGGTACTGAATCATTTAAAGGATTTGAATACCATCATGAAGCTAATAAATTATTCTTAAATAATAAAAATCTTAATTATATTGGTTACTTAGAACCAAGAAATTTAATTAATGGTGTGTGTGATGTATTAGTCGCTGATGGATATAGTGGGAATTTAGTTTTAAAATCTTTAGAAGGTGCATTTAAAGCAATGGGAGGGATTTTGAAAAATTCTTATAAAATAAACCCAATTAGTGCTTTATTTAGTTTTAATGTTATCTATAAAATTACGTCTACTTTTAATTATAAAAATAATGCAGGTGCATTAATTTTGGGTTTGAATAAAGTTGCAATGAAAACTCATGGTTCTGCAGACTTAAAACAATTTTTTAGTTCATTAAGAATGACAAAAGAAATTTTAGAGTCAGATTTAATAAATAAATTAAAAGCGATGGAAGGTCTAATGTAA
- the rnc gene encoding ribonuclease III: MINSELKKYLRPIKKNKKNNQNNFSEEKKITKKQIKKNFWIKEQDLKNIFNKKIHEGFKTNLPEWAITSNRKTDSEDENINKSIEVLNWQIDEVYPTPDPDIKDLLRNLKIKPNNIQLYIDALTHSSYSNENNLKNNYQRLEFLGDAILNKLVAIFLYTMSDDDEGKMTKDRISIIQAKTLIRASYDLNLGKYVRVGHGLLKRPLSEKILEDIFESFVGALYLDHDERKVNSFLFKTLFKYYLNDDLQNTIDYKTKFQEAVQEHGKRKNIVYKKIENKNNSSNFFEVELIYNGMIYGRGRGIRLHDAEVAAAKKACEKISKNSTNKVIKE, translated from the coding sequence ATGATAAATAGTGAATTAAAGAAATATTTAAGACCGATAAAGAAAAATAAAAAAAATAATCAAAATAATTTTTCAGAAGAAAAAAAAATAACAAAAAAACAAATCAAAAAAAATTTTTGAATTAAAGAACAAGATCTAAAAAATATTTTTAATAAAAAAATTCATGAGGGTTTTAAAACAAATTTACCTGAATGAGCTATAACATCTAATAGAAAAACAGATTCTGAAGATGAAAATATTAATAAATCTATTGAAGTTTTAAATTGACAGATTGATGAAGTTTATCCAACACCCGATCCCGATATTAAAGATTTATTAAGAAATTTAAAAATTAAACCAAATAATATTCAATTATATATAGATGCCTTAACGCATAGTTCTTATAGCAATGAAAATAATTTAAAAAATAATTATCAACGATTAGAGTTTTTAGGTGATGCTATTTTAAACAAATTAGTTGCAATTTTTTTATATACAATGTCAGATGACGATGAAGGCAAAATGACTAAAGATAGAATTTCAATTATTCAAGCTAAAACTTTAATTAGAGCTTCATATGATTTGAATTTAGGTAAATATGTTAGAGTTGGACATGGTTTATTGAAGCGCCCGTTAAGTGAAAAAATTTTAGAAGATATTTTTGAATCATTTGTTGGTGCTTTATATTTAGATCATGATGAAAGAAAAGTTAATTCATTTTTATTTAAAACCTTGTTTAAATATTATTTAAATGATGATTTGCAAAACACGATTGATTACAAAACTAAATTTCAAGAAGCAGTTCAAGAACATGGAAAAAGGAAAAATATTGTTTATAAAAAAATTGAAAACAAAAACAATTCATCTAATTTTTTTGAAGTTGAACTAATTTATAATGGAATGATTTATGGTCGCGGACGAGGAATAAGATTACATGATGCAGAAGTTGCTGCTGCTAAAAAAGCATGTGAAAAAATTAGTAAAAATTCTACAAACAAAGTTATAAAGGAATAA